A section of the Tepidisphaeraceae bacterium genome encodes:
- a CDS encoding fructose-bisphosphatase class III yields the protein MANEIAAREMEMSYLRVLAEQYPTISAAIAEIARLSAVLTLPKGTIHVISDVHGEDKKLRHVINNASGTLRPLVEKMFAHRMSERELREFLTLIFYPAEVTERLEQSLTDPQALREYATRTLRYQLDLARLLASRYSLRRAIKSFPKAYVELVSEMLHTHTDDRGDFLAALVDELAERGSALEMVHVMGRLVRNLAVYELIIGGDCWDRGPRGDRVVDYLRQQPNVSMIWGNHDAAWLGAALGNDALMCTVLRLSLRYRRLAQIDEGYSIPLTPLDTLARSAYGNDPAIHFMPKAEGSRPKFLVARMQKAIAVLQFKLEGQMIERHPEWRLDHRRLLHLIDYGKGTITLDGQTYPLRDTHFPTIDPADPYRLTELEEECVRRLRHSFNMSQKLQDHMKFLVGQGSMYEVRDEHLIFHGCVPCDKDGNFLPMPIDGRELKGRELFTAIQSVAVRALEKRRPDDLDALWYLWSGPLSPLFGKDKIATFERDFIEDKHTHHETKDPYFELIHEASFCRKVLAEFGVCPDRGLIVNGHVPVKIEKGESPVKRSGKAITIDGAFSEAYGDHGFTLVLEADRTLLAKHHHFDSVETAIRDGVDIIPNITTVREGPVRRMSDTERGRQIKADIESLGRLIEMYRQNVLRQREV from the coding sequence ATGGCCAACGAGATCGCTGCCCGCGAGATGGAAATGTCGTACCTGCGGGTGCTGGCCGAGCAATATCCGACCATCTCGGCGGCGATTGCCGAGATCGCGCGGCTGTCGGCGGTGTTGACGCTGCCTAAGGGCACCATTCACGTCATTAGTGATGTACACGGTGAAGACAAGAAGCTGCGCCACGTGATCAACAACGCATCGGGCACGCTGCGGCCGCTCGTCGAGAAAATGTTTGCGCACCGCATGAGCGAGCGCGAGCTGCGAGAGTTTCTCACGTTGATCTTCTATCCCGCCGAGGTCACCGAACGCCTCGAGCAATCGCTGACCGACCCCCAAGCGCTTCGCGAGTACGCGACGCGCACACTGCGATATCAACTGGATTTGGCCCGCCTGCTGGCGTCGCGCTACAGCCTGCGGCGGGCGATCAAGTCTTTCCCAAAAGCCTACGTGGAACTCGTCAGCGAGATGCTGCACACGCACACCGATGACCGCGGTGACTTTCTAGCGGCGTTGGTCGACGAGCTCGCGGAGCGCGGCAGCGCGCTGGAAATGGTGCACGTGATGGGCCGCCTGGTGCGCAACCTGGCGGTGTACGAACTCATCATCGGTGGCGACTGCTGGGACCGCGGACCACGCGGGGACCGGGTGGTCGATTACCTGCGGCAGCAGCCGAACGTCTCGATGATCTGGGGCAACCACGACGCCGCCTGGCTCGGCGCGGCGCTCGGCAATGACGCGCTGATGTGCACGGTGTTGCGGCTGTCGTTGCGCTATCGCCGACTGGCGCAAATCGACGAGGGGTATAGCATTCCGCTCACGCCGCTCGACACGCTGGCGCGCAGCGCGTACGGCAACGATCCGGCGATCCACTTCATGCCGAAAGCGGAAGGCTCACGCCCGAAGTTCCTCGTCGCCCGCATGCAGAAGGCGATCGCCGTCCTTCAGTTTAAGCTGGAGGGTCAAATGATCGAGCGTCATCCCGAGTGGCGCTTGGACCACCGCCGGTTGCTGCACTTGATCGACTACGGCAAAGGGACGATCACGCTCGACGGCCAGACGTATCCGCTGCGCGACACGCATTTTCCGACCATCGACCCGGCCGATCCCTACCGCCTGACGGAGTTGGAAGAGGAGTGCGTCCGCCGGCTGCGCCACAGCTTCAACATGAGCCAGAAGCTGCAGGACCACATGAAGTTTTTGGTCGGCCAGGGATCGATGTACGAGGTGCGCGACGAGCACCTGATCTTCCACGGCTGTGTGCCGTGCGACAAGGACGGCAACTTCCTGCCCATGCCGATCGACGGCCGCGAGTTGAAGGGTCGTGAGCTATTCACAGCCATTCAAAGCGTCGCCGTTCGGGCGTTGGAGAAGCGCCGGCCCGACGATTTGGATGCGTTGTGGTACCTCTGGAGCGGCCCGCTGTCGCCGTTGTTTGGCAAGGACAAGATCGCGACGTTTGAGCGCGACTTCATCGAGGACAAGCACACGCACCACGAGACGAAGGACCCCTACTTCGAGCTGATTCACGAAGCGAGCTTTTGCCGGAAGGTTTTGGCCGAGTTCGGCGTCTGCCCAGACCGCGGGCTGATCGTGAATGGCCACGTGCCGGTGAAGATCGAAAAAGGCGAATCCCCGGTCAAACGCAGCGGTAAGGCGATCACCATCGACGGTGCCTTCAGCGAAGCCTACGGCGACCACGGCTTCACCTTGGTGCTGGAGGCCGACCGCACCCTGCTCGCCAAGCACCACCACTTTGATTCGGTTGAAACCGCGATCCGCGATGGCGTAGACATCATCCCCAACATCACGACCGTACGCGAGGGCCCCGTTCGCCGAATGTCCGATACGGAGCGCGGGCGGCAGATTAAGGCGGACATCGAATCGCTCGGCCGATTGATCGAGATGTATCGACAGAACGTGCTAAGGCAGCGGGAGGTTTGA
- a CDS encoding ribonuclease HI family protein gives MNETLTLEFDGGSRGNPGPAGIGVVVRAEDGTAIVTLGRFIGRATNNVAEYRALITAMQEAQKLGATAVKITGDSELIIKQMTGVYRVKSPDMRVLFDEAQQVIRQFKSAKFHHNLRHKNELADKLANLAMDRKADVTNADHVGDKIGGGSGGGGKPLPIDEPSPEAAKAGDVWSCMRCGAIMETKRPSSLRPHQLKPPNCQCGQAMVSATTPR, from the coding sequence ATGAATGAGACGCTCACGTTGGAGTTTGACGGTGGATCACGCGGCAATCCAGGCCCGGCGGGAATCGGCGTGGTGGTGCGGGCAGAGGATGGGACGGCGATCGTCACGCTCGGTCGATTCATCGGCCGCGCGACCAACAACGTGGCTGAATATCGGGCGCTGATCACCGCGATGCAGGAAGCGCAGAAACTCGGCGCGACGGCGGTCAAAATCACCGGCGATTCAGAACTGATCATCAAGCAGATGACCGGCGTCTACCGCGTGAAGAGCCCCGACATGCGCGTGCTCTTCGATGAAGCGCAGCAGGTCATCCGCCAGTTCAAGTCGGCGAAATTCCATCACAACCTGCGGCACAAGAATGAGCTGGCCGACAAGCTGGCCAACCTCGCCATGGACCGCAAGGCCGACGTGACGAACGCCGATCACGTCGGCGATAAAATTGGTGGCGGCAGCGGTGGGGGTGGCAAGCCGCTGCCGATCGACGAACCATCACCCGAGGCCGCCAAGGCGGGTGATGTCTGGTCGTGCATGCGCTGCGGCGCGATCATGGAAACCAAGCGGCCGTCGTCATTGCGGCCACATCAGTTGAAGCCACCCAACTGCCAGTGCGGGCAGGCTATGGTGAGCGCGACCACCCCGCGGTAG
- a CDS encoding C4-type zinc ribbon domain-containing protein: MFRAEGDLRDAQARLDAATKNVRLQQRRVTDAGEKLKGLQTRIREQQAKVGQYELEVKSRDAHIEKLRTQQQAARNNKEYQAFLIEINTGKVDKTKLEEESLKVMQSLETDQATAAETQTALASEQEKLVALQSQIGDTTKALQDEVNRLTPVRDELASKIPARARDAFMRLADRYDGEAMSPLIRPDKRVEEYLCNACHMELVRDVYNRLHTRDELVFCPSCGRILYIPENLTPAEAVNKPKERKELKKKAPPAAAGRQSSAVDVLRSVQVEDDDDTKPAPRMAKDKIPSASAGRQSDASDILRSIQVQDDEPETPAAPAAPEAFNAPEAPADPAPGESTPPEPAAPEQPKQMD, translated from the coding sequence TTGTTTCGTGCCGAAGGTGACCTGCGCGACGCGCAGGCGCGGCTGGACGCCGCCACGAAGAACGTCCGTTTGCAGCAGCGCCGCGTCACCGACGCCGGCGAGAAGCTCAAGGGGCTGCAGACCCGAATTCGCGAGCAGCAGGCCAAGGTGGGGCAGTACGAGCTCGAGGTGAAGTCGCGCGACGCGCACATCGAAAAGCTCCGCACCCAGCAGCAGGCCGCGCGTAACAATAAGGAATATCAGGCGTTCCTGATCGAGATCAATACCGGCAAGGTGGACAAGACCAAGCTGGAGGAAGAGTCGTTGAAGGTAATGCAGTCGCTGGAGACCGATCAGGCGACCGCTGCCGAGACGCAGACCGCGCTGGCAAGCGAACAGGAAAAGCTGGTTGCGCTGCAATCACAGATCGGCGACACGACCAAAGCTTTGCAGGACGAGGTGAACCGGCTGACGCCGGTTCGCGACGAATTGGCCAGCAAGATTCCCGCCCGCGCCCGCGACGCCTTCATGCGGTTGGCCGACCGGTACGACGGCGAGGCCATGAGCCCGCTGATTCGCCCGGACAAGCGCGTCGAGGAATACCTCTGTAACGCGTGCCACATGGAATTGGTGCGCGACGTCTACAACCGACTGCACACGCGCGACGAGCTGGTCTTCTGCCCCAGCTGTGGCCGCATTTTGTACATTCCCGAAAACCTGACGCCGGCCGAGGCCGTGAACAAGCCGAAGGAGCGTAAGGAGCTCAAGAAGAAGGCCCCGCCCGCCGCCGCCGGTCGGCAGAGCAGCGCGGTGGACGTGCTGCGATCGGTGCAGGTGGAGGATGACGACGACACCAAGCCCGCCCCGCGCATGGCCAAGGACAAGATTCCCTCCGCCAGCGCCGGCCGCCAGAGCGACGCGTCGGACATCCTGCGTTCGATTCAAGTTCAGGACGACGAACCCGAAACGCCCGCTGCCCCCGCGGCGCCGGAAGCGTTCAACGCTCCTGAAGCCCCGGCCGATCCAGCCCCTGGCGAGTCGACGCCCCCTGAGCCTGCGGCCCCCGAGCAGCCGAAGCAGATGGATTAG
- a CDS encoding Gfo/Idh/MocA family oxidoreductase, with amino-acid sequence MAKTVKLGVIGCGKISGAYFGMAKNFPMVEVVACADLNIDAAKKAAEQYSIPKACSVEELLKDESVELVINLTIPKAHVPVGLQCVAAGKHMYAEKPLGVNIAEGVQLLEAARRANVKIGCAPDTFMGAGIQTARKAVEEGAIGRPHAFTAFMMGRGHESWHPSPEFYYEVGGGPMFDMGPYYLTALLNMFGKVKRISGMTTVGVPERTITSEPKKGKKIKVETPDHVTGLIEFENGVVGTIIQSFAAPGAHYNGNQPITIFGDKGTMRVPDPNTFDGTVSVADWGSNDWTDLPHTFVKGYGRSVGAADMAYAIRSGRPHRASGDLALSVLELMQGFQDSSDSSKFIAPAIPFERPKAMPADLPFGTLDE; translated from the coding sequence ATGGCAAAGACAGTAAAGCTCGGCGTCATCGGTTGCGGCAAGATCAGCGGCGCGTATTTCGGCATGGCCAAGAACTTCCCGATGGTGGAAGTGGTGGCGTGCGCCGACCTGAACATCGACGCTGCCAAGAAGGCGGCCGAGCAGTACAGCATTCCCAAGGCCTGCTCGGTCGAAGAGTTGCTGAAGGACGAATCGGTCGAGCTCGTCATCAACCTCACGATTCCCAAGGCGCACGTGCCGGTTGGCCTGCAGTGCGTGGCCGCCGGCAAGCACATGTACGCCGAGAAGCCGCTCGGCGTGAACATTGCTGAAGGCGTGCAACTGCTGGAGGCTGCCCGCAGGGCCAACGTGAAGATCGGCTGCGCGCCCGACACGTTCATGGGCGCCGGCATTCAGACCGCTCGCAAGGCGGTCGAGGAGGGCGCCATCGGTCGGCCGCACGCGTTCACCGCGTTCATGATGGGCCGTGGTCACGAAAGCTGGCACCCGTCGCCCGAGTTTTACTACGAGGTGGGCGGCGGGCCCATGTTCGACATGGGGCCGTACTACCTCACCGCGCTGCTGAACATGTTCGGCAAGGTGAAGCGCATCAGCGGCATGACCACCGTCGGCGTGCCCGAGCGCACGATCACCAGTGAGCCGAAGAAGGGGAAGAAGATCAAGGTTGAGACGCCCGACCACGTCACCGGTTTGATCGAGTTCGAGAACGGCGTCGTCGGCACGATCATCCAGAGCTTCGCTGCGCCTGGCGCCCACTACAACGGCAACCAGCCGATCACGATCTTCGGCGACAAGGGCACGATGCGCGTGCCGGACCCCAACACGTTCGACGGCACCGTCAGCGTCGCCGACTGGGGCAGCAACGACTGGACCGACCTGCCGCACACGTTCGTCAAGGGCTACGGCCGCAGCGTCGGCGCCGCCGACATGGCCTACGCCATCCGCAGTGGCCGCCCGCACCGCGCCAGCGGCGATTTGGCATTGAGCGTGCTCGAACTGATGCAGGGCTTCCAGGATTCATCCGACAGCAGCAAGTTCATCGCGCCGGCGATTCCGTTCGAGCGCCCCAAGGCGATGCCCGCGGACCTGCCGTTCGGCACGCTGGATGAGTGA
- a CDS encoding DUF4159 domain-containing protein codes for MSDTQRCPNCSKRLPPAKTLKFCPFCGSKLNFSKSSKANAADEPVLLDDFPELIEAPVAPLPPTRQQSLDPRLIKLGILGVLLLAVVVAGAYFITLMTGGDNSLATATPPPAARPVAPPPLLESPAATVEPAPAPLPPPQPAPVPVNLVTPAYAKLMPQPAVMDPKAVAVTGSAIDASMRRGVGFLLSQYKGYQLAEVQNEAWREGMHCLAAQALVYASYMMDDPRLSLQGDFMRGVLDYLKTFEFEGNYEVYGRSLRLSALSLARRPQDRPIMTADTQWLLKATASGAFTYTAAPEGRHPDGMDNSNGQYGVLGLGAAVEAGLIVPGQFWIDVHKLWLERQNEDGGWGYYANDKQSTSSMTAAGVTSLLLAAQPGAQTGVGRDLVAGDAAVQRGIAWLAKGDNLTELGPHRHPGYTLYGIERAGLASGYRYFGDKDWYLTLLPKALATQQENGSWIGEATPIGETAFHLLFMSRGSLPILMSKLQYEGKWDARPRDVSHLTRYAGTNLERGFNWQIVPFTQPWQNWTGSPVVFMSGNAPPNIDEKGIENIRGFIEHGGLLFSNADGDGAAFTAWIEALAARLYPHYPMQDVPENHPIYRVAAIIKNKQPLRYVTNGSRILMLHSPTDVAKFWHPVNERNNPDAFGLGVNVAVFATARTPFRDRLQQIFVSDDEQVTAEFPIVRIPNDANWNAEPTAWDNYGRWLKGEASIGIAATPVEPTKLDPFEQPIAHLTGTTAYVPSKDHLDAMRSYVSAGGILLVDATGGAEDVAESMLKVVNDLTEGAEMQPLTPKHPLISPSGDWADVGEATVWPTVGGRPDGVDLSPRVANVGEGFVIYFDRDLTTGLMGGNAWNMRGYTTNWGRQMMKNLIIAAIERGKTRTKEVPASGPAAAPSPNP; via the coding sequence ATGAGCGACACCCAGCGATGCCCCAACTGCAGCAAGCGGCTTCCGCCTGCAAAGACCCTCAAATTCTGCCCGTTCTGTGGAAGCAAACTGAACTTCAGTAAGAGCAGCAAGGCCAATGCTGCGGATGAGCCAGTGCTGCTGGATGACTTCCCTGAGTTGATCGAAGCACCAGTGGCTCCGCTTCCCCCGACACGGCAGCAGAGCTTGGATCCAAGGCTGATCAAGCTCGGTATCTTGGGCGTCTTGTTGCTGGCCGTGGTGGTGGCCGGGGCGTACTTCATCACGTTGATGACCGGAGGTGACAACTCGCTGGCCACGGCGACACCGCCACCGGCGGCTCGACCGGTTGCCCCACCTCCCCTGCTGGAGTCACCGGCCGCAACGGTCGAACCTGCGCCCGCTCCCCTACCGCCGCCCCAGCCAGCTCCGGTGCCGGTCAACCTCGTCACACCGGCGTACGCCAAGCTCATGCCGCAGCCCGCGGTGATGGATCCGAAAGCAGTTGCCGTCACCGGTTCGGCCATCGACGCGTCCATGCGGCGCGGCGTCGGGTTTCTCCTGTCTCAGTACAAGGGGTACCAGCTCGCCGAGGTACAGAACGAGGCTTGGCGCGAAGGCATGCACTGCCTGGCTGCTCAGGCGTTGGTCTACGCGTCATACATGATGGACGACCCGCGACTTTCGCTGCAAGGCGACTTCATGCGCGGCGTGCTGGATTACCTAAAGACGTTCGAGTTCGAGGGCAACTATGAGGTCTACGGTCGCAGCCTTCGCCTGTCGGCGTTGTCGCTGGCCCGTCGCCCGCAGGATCGCCCGATCATGACCGCCGACACGCAGTGGTTGCTAAAGGCGACCGCGTCTGGCGCGTTCACCTACACTGCGGCGCCAGAGGGTAGACACCCCGACGGAATGGACAATTCCAATGGGCAGTACGGCGTGCTGGGCCTCGGCGCGGCGGTCGAGGCGGGATTGATCGTGCCAGGACAGTTTTGGATCGACGTCCACAAGCTGTGGCTCGAACGGCAGAACGAGGACGGAGGCTGGGGGTACTATGCCAATGACAAGCAGTCGACCTCGTCAATGACGGCGGCGGGCGTCACCTCTCTGCTGCTCGCTGCACAACCTGGCGCCCAGACAGGCGTCGGTCGTGATCTGGTCGCCGGTGACGCCGCCGTGCAGCGTGGCATCGCGTGGCTCGCCAAGGGCGACAACCTGACCGAACTCGGACCGCACCGGCACCCTGGATACACGCTGTACGGCATCGAGCGCGCCGGGCTGGCCTCCGGTTACCGCTACTTCGGCGACAAGGACTGGTACCTCACGCTGCTGCCCAAGGCGCTCGCTACGCAGCAGGAGAACGGCTCATGGATCGGAGAGGCCACGCCGATCGGTGAGACCGCGTTTCACCTGCTGTTCATGTCGCGCGGCTCGCTGCCCATCCTGATGTCCAAGCTGCAGTATGAGGGAAAGTGGGATGCCCGGCCGCGCGACGTGTCGCACCTTACCCGCTACGCCGGGACCAACCTCGAGCGAGGGTTCAACTGGCAGATCGTGCCGTTCACCCAGCCGTGGCAGAACTGGACCGGCAGTCCGGTCGTCTTCATGTCCGGCAACGCGCCGCCGAACATCGACGAAAAGGGCATCGAGAACATTCGCGGCTTCATCGAGCACGGTGGTCTGCTGTTCAGCAACGCTGATGGCGACGGGGCCGCCTTCACCGCCTGGATCGAGGCGCTGGCGGCGCGGTTGTACCCCCACTACCCCATGCAGGACGTGCCCGAGAACCACCCGATCTACCGCGTGGCGGCGATCATCAAAAACAAGCAGCCGTTGCGCTACGTGACCAACGGGTCGCGCATCCTCATGCTGCACAGCCCCACCGATGTCGCCAAGTTCTGGCACCCGGTGAACGAGCGCAACAACCCGGACGCTTTCGGCCTAGGCGTCAATGTCGCCGTCTTCGCGACGGCCCGCACGCCGTTCCGCGACCGGTTGCAGCAGATCTTCGTCAGCGACGACGAGCAGGTGACGGCCGAGTTTCCGATCGTGCGCATCCCCAACGATGCCAACTGGAACGCGGAGCCCACCGCGTGGGATAATTACGGCCGCTGGCTGAAGGGCGAGGCCTCCATCGGCATTGCCGCGACGCCCGTCGAGCCGACGAAGTTGGATCCGTTCGAGCAACCCATCGCGCACCTGACCGGCACCACCGCCTACGTTCCGTCAAAGGACCATCTCGACGCGATGCGCAGCTACGTATCGGCCGGCGGAATTCTGTTGGTCGATGCGACGGGTGGCGCCGAGGATGTCGCCGAGTCGATGTTGAAGGTGGTGAACGACCTGACCGAAGGCGCGGAGATGCAGCCACTGACGCCGAAGCACCCACTGATCTCCCCCAGCGGCGACTGGGCCGACGTCGGCGAGGCAACGGTGTGGCCAACCGTCGGCGGTCGACCTGACGGTGTCGATCTGTCGCCACGGGTGGCCAACGTCGGCGAAGGGTTCGTGATCTACTTCGACCGCGACCTCACGACCGGCCTGATGGGCGGCAACGCCTGGAACATGCGCGGCTACACGACCAACTGGGGCCGCCAAATGATGAAGAACCTCATCATCGCGGCGATCGAACGAGGGAAGACAAGAACGAAGGAAGTACCGGCGAGTGGGCCAGCGGCCGCCCCGTCTCCGAACCCGTAA
- a CDS encoding ankyrin repeat domain-containing protein produces MFKSLPERPNLDFYRKAARKHLHTMRVTNPHANLAAAQLAIARENGFPSWRKLRMAIERKSALAPVRAANATLEPEHVKAFADALARDRGDIDAIRALLDEYPALANCQPWLPQWPHTAIEAVAHQCVWHRPKMHEIAKLLLERGAVADLPTVARAGLLTEVRKRLDANRSLLNVADAKGRTALYRAACKYGAMPETEPVIAELLRRGAEVDIFTAAARLMIDELESILAGDRGAARAVDSEGLTALHWVTRTDANDPLQVEIASLLLDRGANVDAPAKEGDGMGPLHCAAEWASSNELIELLIDRGADVNARTEGGKGWTPLDFALDRNRAGARDVLRSRNARTRQQLDAAPDASADGFLKLVHSGDLPAVVAALDAEPSLANTRAAHPQWGGRPQALHIAIERGDKPMFDLLLSRGADPKGDNALYDHWSPLMLAIHWKRDDMRAELLQRVDASLIDALMMADDATSLRILQAGAIMLQRAMPNDATMLHFARTPAAAARLLELGVPIGATDKYGKTPLDLAAERGDRPLIDFLIDRGMTASPQTFARLGDLPRLKKAAGDGPIDAATLRAAINSGDEKLVKWVLSRGVDVNQTNDHGATPLHEAAFAGHLPIVKLLVKAGANVHAEDDTYNAAAAGWAQHAAEHLKRTACVEVSAYLEKQMAKKWSAKALPPHRQSHKVAGWKPIMDAAFNGDAAEIETLLTAGADPNIVSTTPAAHRPLHRAIEHKKTAPRGPGHEAAVKALLAGGADPKQRATAERVTALALAAMGSPGFVPLLVEAFQPLDLFHACILLDLPRVKTLLKADPATATARDENGFTPLHYVTASAHFSQSPKHLANQLAIAQLLIDNGADVNATYVWQGGGEWPIPVLYRACGLHDNPALTELLLKAGAQPFDNESVYHAADEGHDASLAAIAKHADKKKLAAECSKCLATQMHWGKSRGAAWLLAHRADPNALHEGSGNSALHSAIIHGAAAKVITMLLSHGADPKLKNRDGQTAIDLAKASSKARLLEQLKSFKKAKAK; encoded by the coding sequence ATGTTCAAGTCGCTCCCCGAGCGTCCGAATCTCGATTTCTACCGCAAGGCCGCCCGCAAGCACCTGCACACAATGCGGGTCACGAACCCGCACGCGAACCTCGCAGCGGCCCAGTTGGCCATTGCGCGCGAGAATGGTTTCCCCAGTTGGCGCAAACTACGCATGGCGATCGAGCGCAAGTCGGCCCTTGCGCCGGTGCGGGCGGCGAACGCAACGCTGGAACCGGAACACGTGAAGGCGTTCGCCGACGCGTTGGCGCGCGATCGCGGTGACATCGACGCGATCCGCGCGTTGTTAGATGAATACCCGGCGCTAGCGAACTGTCAGCCTTGGCTACCCCAGTGGCCGCACACGGCGATCGAGGCGGTTGCGCACCAGTGCGTGTGGCATCGCCCGAAGATGCACGAGATCGCCAAGCTGCTGTTGGAGCGCGGCGCCGTCGCCGACCTGCCCACCGTTGCCCGGGCCGGGCTGCTGACCGAGGTGCGCAAGCGGCTGGACGCCAACCGCTCGCTGTTGAACGTGGCCGACGCCAAGGGCCGCACGGCGCTCTACCGCGCCGCCTGCAAGTACGGCGCAATGCCCGAAACCGAACCGGTGATCGCCGAGCTGCTGCGCCGCGGCGCCGAGGTCGACATCTTCACGGCTGCGGCGCGGTTGATGATCGACGAGTTGGAATCCATCCTCGCCGGCGACCGCGGCGCCGCCCGGGCGGTCGATTCCGAAGGCCTGACGGCGTTGCACTGGGTGACGCGCACCGATGCGAACGATCCGCTGCAAGTCGAGATCGCGAGCCTGCTGCTCGACCGCGGCGCGAACGTCGACGCGCCCGCGAAGGAGGGTGACGGCATGGGCCCGCTGCACTGCGCGGCCGAGTGGGCGTCGTCGAACGAGCTGATCGAGTTGCTGATCGACCGCGGCGCCGACGTGAATGCCCGCACGGAAGGTGGCAAGGGTTGGACGCCGCTGGACTTCGCGCTCGATCGCAACCGCGCCGGTGCGCGCGACGTGCTGCGCTCGCGTAACGCGCGCACGCGACAGCAGCTCGATGCGGCCCCCGATGCGTCGGCCGATGGTTTCCTGAAGCTCGTGCACAGCGGCGACCTGCCGGCCGTCGTCGCGGCGCTGGATGCGGAGCCATCACTGGCCAACACGCGCGCGGCCCATCCGCAATGGGGTGGCCGGCCCCAAGCCTTGCACATCGCGATCGAGCGCGGCGATAAGCCGATGTTCGACCTTCTGCTGTCGCGCGGTGCCGATCCAAAGGGTGACAACGCGCTGTACGACCACTGGTCGCCGCTCATGCTTGCGATCCACTGGAAGCGCGACGACATGCGGGCCGAGCTGCTTCAGCGGGTCGATGCCAGCCTGATCGACGCGCTGATGATGGCCGACGACGCTACATCGCTGCGCATCCTGCAGGCCGGCGCCATCATGCTGCAACGCGCGATGCCGAATGACGCAACGATGCTGCACTTCGCCCGCACCCCCGCGGCCGCTGCGCGATTGCTGGAACTGGGCGTGCCGATCGGGGCGACCGATAAGTACGGCAAGACCCCTCTCGACCTCGCCGCCGAGCGCGGTGATCGACCATTGATCGACTTTCTGATCGACCGCGGCATGACCGCGTCGCCGCAAACGTTCGCACGCCTGGGCGACTTGCCGCGCTTGAAGAAGGCCGCGGGGGATGGGCCGATTGATGCCGCCACGCTTCGCGCCGCCATCAACAGTGGCGACGAGAAGCTCGTGAAGTGGGTGCTGTCGCGCGGCGTCGACGTCAATCAGACAAACGACCACGGCGCGACGCCCCTGCACGAGGCCGCGTTTGCGGGACACCTGCCGATCGTGAAGCTGCTGGTGAAGGCCGGCGCGAACGTGCACGCGGAGGACGACACCTACAACGCCGCCGCCGCCGGGTGGGCGCAGCATGCCGCCGAGCATCTCAAGCGGACGGCGTGCGTGGAGGTCAGCGCATACCTCGAGAAGCAGATGGCGAAGAAGTGGTCGGCCAAGGCCCTGCCGCCCCACCGGCAGTCGCACAAGGTGGCGGGTTGGAAGCCGATCATGGATGCCGCCTTCAACGGCGACGCCGCCGAGATCGAGACGCTGCTGACCGCCGGTGCCGATCCGAACATCGTCAGCACCACACCAGCCGCGCATCGGCCGTTGCACCGCGCGATCGAACATAAAAAGACCGCCCCGCGCGGTCCTGGTCACGAGGCGGCCGTAAAGGCGCTGCTGGCAGGCGGGGCCGATCCGAAGCAACGCGCCACTGCCGAGCGCGTGACCGCGTTGGCACTGGCGGCGATGGGTTCACCGGGTTTTGTGCCGTTGCTGGTGGAGGCGTTCCAGCCGTTGGATCTGTTCCACGCCTGCATCCTGCTGGATTTGCCGCGCGTGAAGACGCTATTAAAGGCCGATCCGGCTACCGCGACGGCACGGGATGAGAATGGCTTCACGCCGTTGCACTACGTGACCGCGTCGGCGCACTTCTCGCAGTCGCCGAAGCACCTGGCTAACCAGCTGGCAATCGCACAACTGCTGATCGATAACGGCGCCGACGTCAACGCGACCTACGTCTGGCAAGGCGGCGGTGAGTGGCCGATCCCGGTGCTGTATCGCGCGTGCGGGCTGCACGATAACCCGGCGCTTACGGAACTGCTGCTGAAGGCCGGCGCGCAGCCCTTCGACAACGAGTCGGTCTATCACGCCGCCGATGAAGGCCACGACGCCAGTCTGGCCGCCATCGCCAAGCACGCCGACAAAAAGAAACTGGCGGCCGAGTGCTCGAAGTGCTTGGCGACGCAGATGCACTGGGGCAAGTCGCGCGGCGCCGCTTGGCTTCTCGCCCATAGGGCCGATCCCAACGCGCTTCACGAAGGGTCGGGCAACTCCGCCCTCCACTCAGCCATTATCCATGGCGCCGCCGCGAAGGTAATCACCATGTTGCTATCACATGGTGCGGACCCGAAGCTGAAGAATCGCGACGGGCAGACCGCGATCGATTTGGCAAAGGCTTCGAGCAAGGCTCGGTTGTTGGAACAGTTGAAGTCGTTCAAGAAAGCCAAGGCAAAGTAG